From a region of the Campylobacter showae genome:
- the selA gene encoding L-seryl-tRNA(Sec) selenium transferase — protein sequence MNELRKLPQIDKFIKNERFFGLDTSLLTKVARAELESLRAQILGGGNCPELGAIVQNTLARYEKASNLSLRSLINATGVVIHTNLGRSAIDPEILRRAQPVITGYSNLEYSVEKGGRSNRYDYVGGLLAELFGFEDAIVVNNNASAVFLVLNTFSKGGEAIISRGELVEIGGSFRVPEVMANSGAILREVGTTNKTNLRDYEEAINENSKLILKVHRSNFDIVGFSEDTAMPDLSALARERNLIDYFDLGGGFYGELPYGLERNEPNLKNLKDASLVSFSGDKLFGSVQCGIILGKRELIAKLKKNQLLRMLRVDKVIISLLAESVKAYANREFELITTVKQLYKSVEELENTANFINSQLKTPLEIVRTTTFVGGGTMPNKRIPSLALAVKGNANENEAKFRKNLVIGRIEEGKFLLDLRSVLDADVQNLIEKINETDEK from the coding sequence TTGAACGAACTACGAAAACTTCCGCAGATAGATAAATTTATAAAAAATGAGCGATTTTTCGGGCTTGACACGAGCTTGCTAACCAAAGTCGCTAGGGCCGAGTTAGAGAGCCTTCGCGCTCAAATTTTAGGCGGCGGGAACTGCCCGGAGCTTGGCGCCATCGTCCAAAACACGCTCGCAAGATACGAAAAAGCATCAAATTTGAGCCTGCGTAGCCTGATAAACGCAACCGGCGTCGTCATCCACACCAATCTCGGCCGCAGCGCGATCGATCCCGAAATTTTACGCCGAGCCCAGCCCGTTATCACGGGGTATTCAAATTTAGAATACAGCGTCGAAAAGGGCGGCCGTTCAAACCGCTACGACTACGTGGGCGGGCTGCTGGCGGAGCTTTTCGGATTTGAGGACGCCATAGTCGTGAACAACAACGCAAGTGCGGTATTTTTGGTGCTAAATACCTTCTCAAAAGGCGGCGAAGCCATCATCAGCAGAGGCGAGCTAGTCGAGATCGGCGGGAGCTTTCGCGTGCCAGAAGTCATGGCAAACTCGGGCGCGATCCTACGCGAAGTGGGCACGACGAATAAAACCAATCTGCGCGACTACGAGGAAGCGATAAACGAAAACTCGAAGCTGATTTTAAAAGTGCATCGCTCAAATTTCGACATCGTGGGCTTTAGCGAGGATACGGCGATGCCGGATCTTAGCGCGCTGGCAAGAGAGCGAAATCTCATTGATTATTTTGATCTTGGCGGCGGATTTTACGGCGAGCTGCCTTACGGTCTCGAGCGCAACGAGCCGAATCTAAAAAATCTAAAAGACGCCTCGCTCGTTAGCTTTAGCGGCGATAAGCTCTTTGGCTCCGTGCAGTGCGGCATAATCCTAGGTAAACGCGAACTAATAGCAAAACTAAAGAAAAATCAGCTGCTAAGAATGCTGCGCGTGGATAAGGTGATCATCTCGCTGCTGGCCGAGAGCGTCAAAGCCTACGCAAACCGCGAATTTGAGCTTATCACGACGGTAAAACAGCTCTATAAAAGCGTGGAAGAGCTGGAAAACACGGCAAATTTCATAAACTCACAGCTAAAAACTCCGCTTGAAATCGTGCGCACGACGACCTTCGTAGGAGGCGGCACTATGCCAAACAAACGCATACCTAGCCTCGCGCTAGCTGTCAAAGGAAACGCGAACGAAAACGAGGCTAAATTTAGGAAAAATCTCGTGATCGGCCGCATCGAGGAGGGCAAATTTCTGCTCGATCTTCGCAGCGTACTAGACGCGGACGTGCAAAATTTGATAGAAAAAATCAACGAAACGGATGAAAAATGA
- the selB gene encoding selenocysteine-specific translation elongation factor, with translation MSLIIGTAGHIDHGKTALIKELNGFEGDRLEEEQKRGITIDLSFSNLSKNGENIAFIDVPGHENLIKTMISGAYGFDACLFVVAANDGLMPQSLEHLEVLNILGVRSLIVALTKCDLASAELIEQRKSEIYAAAQHYKNLQILEIFPVSIKDSASIDELRNYLFTLKAANREQEGVFRYYIDRVFSLKGIGNVVTGTVIEGSVTKNEKLFNYDAGKEVQVRSVQSHDTFVDRAGVSSRVALNLTGIELNDLKKGQLLSKKGFFRGFREIDAIVFARELTHGQSVTFCVGAKAAPAKALVFSEKEGGIFATFKFERDMFLKFDEPFVLIANGRVIGGGRVLNAVSEPMKKSSKISFLNALLKKGFVSAFAMLKDTHKNGFGIISAYQRFGLNHEEAVAIAKQTPNVFVDEKALNIYDLSAVDRIKSAVKFMIEKNEFAIFSATSISLKLSWASENIAQKALDELESAGMIAKNDGVYTKTGVDMSKLKIRLEEKIYEILQSGNLAPLAPYNIYDELEIDRVSGDNALKKLTGIGRAVRLAHNLFVTSKALNEALAKLKAIIAAQGFVNVTNAKEALNLSRKYVIAYLEQLDLDPNIVKNGTDRVLKA, from the coding sequence ATGAGCTTAATAATAGGAACGGCCGGTCACATCGACCACGGCAAAACGGCGCTGATAAAGGAACTAAACGGCTTTGAGGGCGACAGACTCGAGGAGGAGCAAAAGCGCGGGATCACGATCGATCTTAGCTTTTCAAATTTGAGCAAAAACGGCGAAAATATCGCATTTATCGACGTGCCGGGGCATGAAAATTTGATCAAAACGATGATCAGCGGCGCGTACGGATTTGACGCGTGCCTATTCGTCGTGGCGGCAAACGACGGGCTTATGCCGCAGTCTTTGGAGCATTTGGAGGTTTTAAATATCCTTGGAGTTCGCTCGCTTATCGTCGCACTAACCAAATGCGACCTAGCTAGCGCAGAGCTAATCGAGCAGCGAAAAAGCGAAATTTACGCCGCCGCGCAACATTACAAAAATCTACAAATTTTAGAGATTTTCCCGGTTAGTATCAAGGATAGCGCGAGTATAGACGAGCTGCGAAATTATCTTTTCACGCTAAAGGCGGCTAACCGCGAGCAAGAGGGCGTTTTTAGATACTACATCGACCGCGTTTTTAGCCTAAAGGGTATCGGAAACGTAGTCACCGGCACCGTGATAGAGGGCAGCGTGACGAAAAACGAAAAGCTGTTTAACTATGACGCGGGCAAAGAGGTGCAGGTGCGAAGCGTGCAGAGCCACGATACCTTCGTCGACCGTGCCGGAGTTAGCAGTCGCGTGGCGCTAAATTTGACGGGAATCGAGCTAAATGATCTAAAAAAAGGACAATTGCTCAGTAAAAAGGGTTTTTTTAGGGGATTTCGCGAGATAGACGCGATCGTTTTCGCCCGAGAGCTAACGCATGGGCAGAGCGTGACGTTTTGCGTCGGGGCAAAGGCCGCGCCCGCAAAAGCGCTGGTCTTCAGCGAAAAAGAGGGCGGAATATTTGCGACGTTTAAATTTGAAAGGGATATGTTTTTGAAATTTGACGAACCCTTCGTGCTCATCGCAAACGGTCGCGTCATAGGCGGCGGCAGGGTGCTAAACGCCGTGAGCGAACCGATGAAAAAATCAAGCAAAATTTCGTTTTTAAACGCGTTGCTTAAAAAGGGCTTCGTAAGCGCATTTGCGATGCTAAAAGATACGCATAAAAACGGCTTTGGCATCATCTCGGCCTATCAGCGCTTCGGGCTAAATCACGAGGAAGCCGTAGCGATAGCAAAACAAACGCCAAACGTGTTCGTCGATGAAAAGGCGCTAAATATCTACGATCTAAGCGCGGTCGATAGGATAAAAAGCGCGGTCAAATTTATGATAGAAAAGAACGAATTTGCGATATTTTCGGCTACAAGTATCAGCCTAAAGCTCTCGTGGGCTAGCGAAAACATCGCTCAAAAGGCGCTTGACGAGCTAGAAAGTGCTGGCATGATCGCTAAAAACGACGGCGTCTATACCAAAACGGGCGTGGATATGAGCAAGCTAAAAATCAGGCTCGAGGAGAAAATTTACGAAATCTTGCAAAGCGGAAATTTAGCTCCCTTGGCGCCCTATAACATCTACGACGAGCTTGAGATCGACCGCGTTAGCGGCGATAACGCGCTAAAAAAGCTAACGGGCATCGGGCGCGCGGTGAGGCTCGCGCATAATCTTTTCGTAACGTCAAAAGCCCTAAACGAGGCGCTTGCCAAGCTAAAAGCCATCATCGCCGCGCAAGGATTCGTAAACGTAACGAATGCGAAAGAGGCGTTAAATTTGAGTAGAAAATACGTAATCGCCTATCTAGAGCAACTCGATCTGGATCCGAATATCGTAAAAAACGGCACGGACAGAGTTTTAAAAGCGTGA
- a CDS encoding thioredoxin domain-containing protein, whose translation MKKIVLSLMAASAMFAASNEQVVGFYSQMVGEGVKVNVTERKPLTDGIEAVVVNLSNGQVSQDEVIFTKGDLLFPDIIDLKAQKAYLQEIKKEIAAKNISKVYKNEQKENIITLGNDSKKPTIVMFSDPECPYCRLELEKIEATLKESNVKLILTPVHDVSSLQKSFLIYKDTASAKTDSDKIKILRKYFADDYKVADGAVSDADVKTMDNLRQKYSAAGVRSVPFIVNLSDLQK comes from the coding sequence ATGAAAAAAATAGTTTTGTCGCTAATGGCGGCCTCTGCGATGTTTGCTGCGTCAAACGAGCAAGTAGTCGGTTTTTACTCGCAGATGGTCGGCGAGGGCGTGAAAGTAAATGTAACTGAGCGCAAACCGTTAACCGACGGAATCGAAGCGGTCGTGGTAAATTTAAGCAACGGTCAAGTCAGCCAAGACGAGGTTATCTTTACTAAAGGCGACCTACTTTTCCCGGACATCATCGACCTAAAGGCGCAAAAAGCCTACCTGCAAGAGATAAAAAAGGAAATAGCGGCGAAAAACATCTCAAAAGTCTATAAAAACGAGCAAAAAGAAAATATCATCACTCTAGGAAACGACTCTAAAAAGCCGACTATCGTGATGTTTTCAGATCCCGAGTGTCCATACTGCCGCCTAGAGCTTGAAAAGATCGAAGCGACGCTAAAAGAAAGCAACGTAAAGCTAATCTTAACTCCGGTTCACGACGTATCGTCTTTGCAAAAGAGCTTTTTGATCTATAAAGACACAGCAAGCGCGAAAACCGATAGCGACAAGATCAAAATTTTACGAAAATATTTTGCGGACGACTATAAGGTAGCAGACGGTGCTGTTAGCGATGCTGACGTAAAAACGATGGATAACTTAAGACAAAAATACTCCGCCGCCGGCGTTCGATCAGTGCCTTTTATAGTAAATTTAAGCGACCTACAAAAATAA
- a CDS encoding twin-arginine translocation signal domain-containing protein, with translation MQGSRRDFLKKSLKVGAVGGTVLAAAAIAKPTSDELAPDDNGVVVGKSSKKEVLYKKSKEWEYYYKIAY, from the coding sequence ATGCAAGGATCAAGACGAGATTTCCTCAAAAAATCTCTGAAGGTCGGCGCGGTAGGCGGGACTGTATTGGCCGCTGCAGCTATCGCAAAACCGACTAGCGACGAGCTTGCTCCTGACGACAACGGCGTAGTTGTCGGCAAGTCGAGCAAAAAAGAGGTGCTTTACAAAAAAAGCAAAGAGTGGGAATACTACTATAAGATCGCTTACTAA